In Methanocaldococcus lauensis, a single genomic region encodes these proteins:
- a CDS encoding diacylglycerol/polyprenol kinase family protein: MRELYRQTIHLIAGVIISFSVLIFKKLLIIPLFVSIIVGIFLYFLCKKHYIPIISDLLNLCKREGENGEGAIYFAVGLLISLIFINDIKAIFFGTLVFAVGDSLATIIGINGKIKIKYFGKTIEGFLAFFISSSLILFPFYGIYGIFVSLLAAFFEFISKKIKIDDNLYLPFIVSFILSICPYKLQFFHILTFCSIL; encoded by the coding sequence TTGAGAGAGTTATATAGACAAACAATTCATTTAATTGCGGGAGTTATAATATCTTTTTCTGTCTTGATATTTAAAAAACTTTTAATAATTCCTTTATTTGTCAGTATAATAGTAGGGATTTTTTTATATTTTTTGTGTAAAAAACATTATATTCCAATAATTTCAGATTTACTAAATCTATGTAAAAGAGAAGGTGAAAATGGAGAAGGGGCTATATATTTTGCTGTTGGTTTATTAATATCTTTAATTTTTATTAATGATATAAAGGCAATATTTTTTGGAACCTTAGTATTTGCTGTTGGAGATTCATTAGCCACAATTATTGGAATAAATGGAAAAATTAAAATAAAATATTTTGGTAAAACAATTGAGGGATTTTTGGCATTTTTTATATCATCATCTTTGATATTATTTCCATTTTATGGAATTTATGGAATTTTTGTCTCATTACTTGCGGCATTCTTTGAATTTATTAGCAAAAAAATAAAAATAGATGATAACTTATATCTCCCCTTCATTGTGTCATTTATTTTAAGTATTTGCCCATATAAACTCCAATTTTTTCATATCCTAACTTTCTGTAGTATTCTCTAA
- a CDS encoding tRNA uridine(34) 5-carboxymethylaminomethyl modification radical SAM/GNAT enzyme Elp3: protein MDEKTKLMRCIIKKILEEYEKNKSLDKKRIEQIKAECLRIYKLGIGHPSNSEILQYATEEEKKLLIPILRKKPVRTISGVAVVAVMTSPERCPHGKCIFCPGGVGSVFGDVPQSYTGREPATMRGLMFNFDPYLQTKARIEQLEKVGHPTNKIELIIMGGTFPAREIDYQDWFIKRCLDAMNKVEAKSLEEAQKINETAEHRCVALCIETRPDYCGEKEINQMLKLGTTRVELGVQTIYNEILEFCKRGHTVEDTIKATQLLKDSGLKVSYHLMPGMPGSDMEMDKKMFKEIFTNPDFMPDMVKIYPCLVIEGTELYEMWKRGEYKPYREEEAIEVISYAKSIMPKWVRTSRIQRDIPATVIVDGVKKSNLGELVYKYMEKHGIKCRCIRCREVGHVMYKKGIIPDIEHIKLCREEYKASGGTEIFLSYEDVKNDILIAFLRLREPYKPFRKEIDDNTILVRQLHVCGQEKPLTKDLKEITWQHKGYGRKLLEEAERIAKEEFGKKKILVTSGIGVREYYRKLGYEKIGVYMGKYLK from the coding sequence ATGGATGAAAAAACAAAGTTAATGAGATGTATAATTAAAAAAATCTTAGAAGAATATGAAAAAAATAAATCTTTAGATAAAAAAAGAATAGAACAAATTAAAGCAGAATGTTTAAGAATTTATAAATTGGGAATTGGACATCCATCTAATTCAGAAATTTTGCAGTATGCTACAGAAGAAGAAAAAAAATTGCTAATTCCTATATTGAGGAAGAAACCTGTTAGAACAATCTCTGGTGTTGCTGTTGTAGCAGTTATGACGTCTCCAGAAAGATGTCCTCATGGAAAATGTATATTCTGTCCGGGAGGAGTAGGGAGTGTATTTGGAGATGTCCCACAAAGTTATACTGGGAGAGAGCCAGCAACTATGAGAGGCTTAATGTTTAACTTCGACCCATATTTACAAACAAAAGCAAGAATTGAGCAGTTAGAAAAAGTAGGTCATCCAACGAACAAAATAGAACTTATAATAATGGGTGGAACATTTCCAGCGAGAGAGATAGATTATCAAGATTGGTTTATTAAGAGATGCTTAGACGCTATGAATAAAGTTGAGGCAAAAAGTTTAGAAGAGGCTCAAAAAATTAACGAAACGGCAGAGCATAGATGTGTAGCTCTCTGCATTGAAACAAGACCAGATTACTGTGGAGAGAAAGAGATAAATCAAATGTTAAAATTAGGAACTACAAGAGTAGAGTTGGGTGTTCAAACAATTTACAATGAAATTTTAGAATTTTGTAAAAGAGGACATACAGTTGAAGACACTATAAAGGCTACTCAATTATTAAAAGATAGTGGTTTAAAAGTATCTTATCACTTAATGCCTGGAATGCCTGGCTCTGATATGGAGATGGATAAAAAGATGTTTAAAGAAATTTTTACAAACCCAGATTTTATGCCAGATATGGTTAAAATCTATCCTTGTTTGGTTATAGAAGGGACTGAACTTTATGAGATGTGGAAGAGAGGGGAATATAAGCCATACAGAGAAGAGGAGGCTATTGAAGTTATAAGTTATGCCAAATCAATAATGCCCAAGTGGGTTAGAACTTCAAGAATTCAGAGGGATATTCCTGCCACTGTAATAGTTGATGGAGTTAAGAAAAGCAACTTAGGAGAGTTAGTCTATAAGTATATGGAAAAACATGGAATTAAGTGTAGATGTATAAGATGCAGAGAAGTAGGACATGTGATGTATAAAAAAGGAATAATACCAGATATAGAACATATAAAGTTATGTAGAGAAGAATATAAGGCAAGTGGTGGAACTGAGATATTTTTATCTTATGAAGATGTAAAAAATGATATATTAATTGCTTTCTTAAGATTGAGAGAGCCATATAAACCATTTAGAAAAGAGATTGATGATAATACTATATTAGTTAGACAACTTCATGTATGTGGTCAAGAGAAACCATTAACTAAGGATTTGAAAGAAATTACTTGGCAACATAAAGGATATGGAAGAAAACTCTTAGAGGAGGCAGAAAGAATTGCTAAAGAGGAATTTGGTAAAAAGAAAATCTTAGTAACGAGTGGTATAGGAGTTAGAGAATACTACAGAAAGTTAGGATATGAAAAAATTGGAGTTTATATGGGCAAATACTTAAAATAA
- a CDS encoding nucleoside/nucleotide kinase family protein → MFMKSEVENRSYGMRRYVVRGFEDRVINVLKSDNACIFGLAGMGKTTTARYIYVKLKREGKKVIYLTREEIDIEFRDENGKKEEIRSISLREVWRGDRKDDEVEILAYAVVIALNGTLLHRLGKKGWGSLKWIVEKFGSKKLEKLEDLHTKICIGISEVKEVAEKLYDWFEDSFGIEVVNTFGKNEIIGKMLEFFRKNILNDSLLSILLNLSAFLILGLTVSSTINNIKELIKELLEKNPLSKIDEDMVFIVDDLADFDEDEIKNLVRFLKVVNERGVKILFVKRIDDTDEECLETYFKLLRFMYDTKKRVPDLNKLLFRGAKDFLKIRIREKLFFMDSADKEKFVELLNANGYTAEVIENKFKIKFNEALDTIYKVSAGTICIALYLLELDFTMDEMRKIGEAEMYYTFSEIVKANEDEKRLMVESNKTLKLSSLFEIYSKLKEYPCYIAIILNDLSEDEIEMFCEDERIYKRFGKCSIISSTDKYYRIIIESYKEDWKGKKRKVYRAKEMWKKFEIFLDALCEFYTDEEKEDLEKDLSIIREVIIDIFDREFEESGRFKYRMLIFALKNLEWLHLKGIKKPKSTFLWSSIALNKLPRVSLRFLPIVFEVWDERLQKENLLYALVFARTLAEFGPYIFENDGYRWISHNLNEKISDVDGDDVVLCWKIWTYSSLAKGLNEYGFFNDGYYCLMKAEEELEKMKDDNLKNLAEVLFLINKAEITRTFNPVKALYNLYQCLSNLEGLKFEDSLKEVFKPLGGKAEEKFKDQLKELRRSVYYRLGVTNYLIDLNESERFFRDCLKLSETINNKLSLLSYIGRINVIRSFEFEFEVNRGLCDFERLWNICKENLPKIPNDGVAHRCAEYLVQSILNGEFKGKEDLLRYLELDNTVKTLFYGLSYIFGCELEDLNKIVKMLRDFDLSKFPEFRDPEMAVIVGEIKIEVEEMYNCYLKGDKDYYEKYKKLIQDDEAYNSTYSLIQTLTRILFFYITGDLETAMKLAELKSKEYPKVLNKLFKDLSEVIGKELKAKSNEKDMAHEDVKKAFVKLFYFFV, encoded by the coding sequence ATGTTTATGAAATCGGAAGTAGAAAATAGAAGTTATGGGATGCGTAGATATGTAGTAAGAGGTTTTGAAGATAGGGTTATCAATGTTTTAAAGTCAGATAATGCATGTATTTTTGGTTTAGCGGGGATGGGGAAAACGACAACTGCAAGATACATTTATGTAAAATTGAAACGAGAAGGAAAAAAGGTTATTTATCTAACCCGAGAAGAGATAGATATTGAATTTAGAGATGAAAATGGGAAGAAAGAAGAAATTAGAAGTATATCATTGCGGGAAGTTTGGAGAGGAGATAGAAAAGATGATGAAGTTGAAATTTTGGCTTATGCAGTAGTTATTGCTTTGAATGGAACGCTTCTTCATAGATTAGGTAAAAAAGGTTGGGGATCTTTAAAATGGATTGTAGAGAAGTTTGGTAGTAAAAAACTCGAAAAGCTTGAAGATCTGCATACAAAAATATGTATAGGAATATCAGAAGTAAAAGAAGTTGCAGAAAAACTTTATGATTGGTTTGAAGATAGTTTTGGTATAGAAGTTGTAAATACATTTGGAAAAAATGAAATAATTGGTAAGATGTTAGAATTTTTCAGAAAAAATATTTTAAATGATAGTTTATTAAGCATCTTGTTAAATCTTTCAGCATTTTTAATCTTAGGGTTAACTGTCTCTTCTACTATTAACAATATAAAAGAATTAATAAAAGAATTACTTGAGAAAAATCCTCTTTCAAAAATTGATGAGGATATGGTTTTTATAGTTGATGATTTGGCAGACTTTGACGAGGATGAAATTAAAAATCTTGTTAGATTTTTAAAGGTTGTAAATGAAAGAGGAGTAAAGATTTTATTTGTAAAGAGGATTGATGATACTGATGAAGAATGTTTAGAAACATATTTTAAACTATTAAGGTTTATGTATGATACTAAGAAAAGAGTACCAGACCTTAACAAACTGCTTTTTAGAGGAGCTAAGGACTTTTTAAAAATAAGGATTAGAGAAAAACTGTTCTTTATGGATTCTGCAGATAAAGAAAAGTTTGTAGAGTTATTAAACGCTAATGGATATACGGCTGAGGTTATAGAGAATAAGTTTAAAATCAAGTTTAATGAAGCTCTTGATACTATTTACAAGGTTTCAGCTGGAACTATTTGTATTGCACTATATCTACTTGAATTAGACTTTACTATGGATGAGATGAGAAAAATTGGTGAAGCAGAGATGTATTATACATTTTCGGAGATTGTAAAAGCTAATGAAGACGAAAAGAGATTGATGGTTGAATCAAATAAAACTCTCAAGTTGAGTAGTTTGTTCGAGATTTACAGTAAATTAAAAGAATATCCATGCTACATAGCTATAATTTTGAATGATCTATCGGAAGATGAAATTGAAATGTTCTGTGAAGATGAAAGGATTTATAAAAGATTTGGAAAATGTAGCATAATAAGTTCTACAGACAAATATTATAGAATTATTATTGAGAGTTATAAAGAAGATTGGAAAGGAAAAAAGAGGAAAGTATATAGAGCAAAAGAAATGTGGAAAAAGTTTGAAATTTTTCTCGATGCTCTTTGCGAGTTCTATACTGATGAAGAGAAGGAAGATCTTGAAAAAGATTTGTCCATTATAAGAGAGGTTATAATAGATATTTTTGATAGAGAATTTGAAGAAAGCGGCAGATTTAAATATAGAATGTTAATATTTGCTCTGAAAAATTTAGAATGGCTACATTTAAAGGGCATTAAAAAACCAAAATCTACATTCCTCTGGAGTAGTATTGCTTTGAATAAGTTACCAAGAGTAAGTTTAAGATTTCTTCCAATCGTTTTTGAAGTTTGGGATGAGAGATTACAAAAGGAAAACCTTTTATATGCCTTAGTATTCGCAAGGACTTTAGCAGAGTTTGGTCCGTATATATTTGAAAATGATGGATACAGATGGATTTCTCACAATCTTAATGAAAAAATCTCAGATGTTGATGGGGACGATGTTGTTTTATGTTGGAAGATATGGACATATTCAAGCCTTGCAAAAGGTTTGAATGAATATGGTTTTTTTAATGATGGATATTATTGTTTGATGAAGGCTGAGGAAGAATTGGAGAAAATGAAGGATGACAATCTCAAAAACCTTGCAGAGGTATTATTTTTAATTAATAAAGCAGAGATTACAAGGACATTTAATCCAGTGAAGGCTTTATACAATCTATACCAGTGTCTTAGCAATCTTGAGGGTTTGAAGTTCGAAGATAGCTTGAAAGAAGTTTTCAAACCGTTAGGTGGCAAAGCTGAAGAGAAATTTAAAGATCAGTTAAAAGAATTGAGGAGATCTGTCTACTACAGACTCGGAGTAACTAATTATCTGATAGATTTAAACGAATCTGAGCGGTTTTTCAGAGACTGCTTGAAGCTTTCAGAAACAATTAATAATAAATTATCCTTACTTAGTTACATTGGAAGAATAAATGTAATCAGATCATTTGAATTTGAGTTTGAGGTTAATAGAGGCTTGTGTGACTTTGAAAGACTCTGGAATATTTGCAAAGAAAATCTACCAAAAATTCCAAATGATGGTGTAGCTCATAGATGCGCTGAGTACCTTGTTCAATCCATACTGAATGGAGAATTTAAAGGAAAGGAAGATCTTTTAAGATATTTGGAATTAGATAATACTGTAAAAACCCTTTTTTACGGGTTAAGCTATATTTTTGGTTGTGAATTGGAAGATCTAAATAAAATTGTGAAAATGCTTAGAGATTTTGATTTAAGCAAGTTTCCAGAATTTCGTGATCCTGAAATGGCTGTTATAGTAGGGGAAATTAAGATCGAAGTGGAGGAGATGTATAACTGTTATCTCAAAGGGGATAAGGATTATTATGAAAAATACAAAAAACTCATCCAGGATGATGAGGCTTATAACTCAACTTATAGCTTAATTCAAACCCTTACAAGGATACTCTTCTTCTACATAACTGGTGATCTTGAAACTGCTATGAAACTTGCAGAGTTAAAAAGTAAAGAGTATCCAAAAGTTCTTAACAAGCTTTTTAAAGATCTGAGTGAGGTCATTGGTAAAGAATTAAAAGCTAAATCGAATGAGAAAGATATGGCTCATGAAGATGTTAAAAAGGCCTTTGTAAAGTTGTTCTATTTCTTTGTCTAA
- the moaC gene encoding cyclic pyranopterin monophosphate synthase MoaC yields MLTHVDDKGVKMVDISKKEDVYRECIAEGYIKLKPETIKLIKEQKIKKGNVLTTAQIAGILAVKKTYDLIPMCHPIPITSVKIDFEIFEDRIKAICTVKTTYKTGIEMEALTGVSIALLTIWDMVKSVEKDENGQYKTAEIFGISVVKKVKNTEF; encoded by the coding sequence ATGCTAACCCATGTTGATGATAAAGGAGTTAAGATGGTTGATATCTCTAAAAAAGAAGATGTTTATAGAGAATGTATTGCTGAAGGTTATATAAAATTAAAACCAGAGACAATTAAATTGATAAAGGAACAAAAAATTAAAAAAGGTAATGTTTTAACTACTGCACAAATAGCTGGAATCTTGGCAGTTAAAAAAACATATGATCTAATTCCAATGTGCCACCCTATACCAATAACTTCAGTAAAAATTGACTTTGAAATATTTGAAGATAGAATAAAAGCAATATGTACTGTAAAAACCACATATAAGACAGGAATTGAAATGGAAGCTTTGACTGGTGTCTCTATAGCTCTATTGACAATTTGGGATATGGTTAAATCTGTTGAAAAAGATGAAAATGGGCAGTATAAAACTGCTGAGATTTTTGGAATAAGTGTTGTTAAAAAAGTAAAAAATACTGAATTCTAA
- a CDS encoding glycosyltransferase family 4 protein, with the protein MKVLMPTIYYPHIGGITIHVENIVRHLKDIEFHILTYDKFEENRYKNVIVHKVPHLKKFRGISYLINAYKIGKEIIKKEEIDIIHSHYAFPQGCIGGLLKNKFSIPHILTLHGSDALILKNSAIGKYFFKYAVKNSDKIICVSNYIKNQLNDKIKDKAVVIYNGINREHLYYESDNNFGLFVGAFVPQKGVDILIKAIEDIDFNFKLIGSGKLYKKIEDYIIKNKLENIQLLGKKSFNETSSFMRKCSFLVIPSRSEGFGLVAVEAMACSKPVIASDVGGLKEVVVDGYNGLLFKKENIIDLKEKIQKLIDDKDLRKTLGKNGEKFSKKFSWKKCAESVREIYENLS; encoded by the coding sequence ATGAAGGTTTTAATGCCAACTATATACTACCCACACATTGGAGGAATTACGATACATGTAGAGAATATTGTTAGACATTTAAAGGATATTGAATTCCATATATTAACCTATGATAAGTTTGAAGAAAACAGATATAAAAATGTAATTGTTCATAAAGTTCCTCATCTTAAAAAATTTAGAGGAATTAGTTATTTGATAAACGCTTACAAGATAGGAAAAGAAATTATTAAAAAGGAAGAAATTGATATAATTCATTCTCACTATGCATTTCCGCAAGGATGTATAGGGGGATTATTAAAAAACAAATTTTCCATTCCACATATTTTAACTCTTCACGGCAGTGATGCATTAATATTAAAAAACTCTGCAATAGGAAAATATTTTTTTAAATATGCTGTAAAAAATTCAGATAAAATAATCTGTGTAAGTAATTATATAAAAAATCAACTAAATGATAAAATTAAAGATAAGGCAGTAGTTATTTACAATGGAATTAATAGAGAGCATTTATATTATGAGAGCGATAATAACTTTGGTTTATTTGTTGGAGCTTTTGTGCCACAAAAAGGAGTAGATATTTTAATAAAGGCTATTGAAGATATAGATTTTAATTTTAAACTTATAGGGAGTGGTAAATTATATAAAAAAATAGAAGATTATATTATAAAAAATAAATTAGAGAATATTCAACTTTTAGGTAAAAAAAGTTTTAATGAAACCTCTTCATTTATGAGAAAGTGTAGTTTTTTAGTAATTCCTTCAAGAAGTGAGGGTTTTGGTCTTGTAGCAGTTGAGGCAATGGCTTGCTCTAAACCAGTAATTGCTTCGGATGTTGGTGGTTTAAAAGAGGTAGTTGTTGATGGATACAATGGATTACTATTTAAAAAAGAGAATATTATAGATTTAAAAGAAAAAATTCAAAAATTGATAGATGATAAGGATTTAAGAAAAACATTAGGTAAGAATGGAGAAAAATTTTCAAAAAAATTCTCTTGGAAAAAATGTGCTGAAAGTGTTAGAGAAATATATGAAAATTTATCTTAG
- a CDS encoding AI-2E family transporter, giving the protein MKDSEFRIIRKAIIIGLLIMLIYIIFPFIDVLAYSVAFSYMALPLYKLLNKKFSKTISAGLAIVIFILPIMIIGIYTLVTLIDIAYSFNPETIGRYLNFIFNNLYNTPLNKFIDEQTVIKYINDFLKYLIGVISNKIVDLGYLIIKVIMVIFITFYFLRDGAKIKNLIVSFIPYNYREKMEIYLEYLHESYKNLFISCITISLIITILSYIGYKIINVPYSELFAAVTGIFALLPILGGWMVYIPIAIYYFLSQDYTKAIFIFIYGELFLSIAPDFIIRPYLVKKEVDIHPVLVVVAFLMAPLSLGFSGFAIGPLVVGALNAFYLAKYRDKKI; this is encoded by the coding sequence ATGAAAGATTCGGAATTTAGAATAATTAGGAAAGCGATAATTATAGGACTGTTGATAATGTTAATTTATATTATTTTTCCATTTATAGATGTTTTAGCTTATTCAGTAGCATTTTCGTATATGGCTTTACCATTGTATAAATTATTAAATAAAAAATTTAGTAAAACTATATCAGCAGGTTTAGCAATTGTTATATTTATTTTACCAATTATGATAATAGGTATTTATACATTAGTTACACTTATAGATATAGCATATTCTTTCAATCCAGAAACTATTGGAAGGTATTTAAATTTTATTTTTAATAATTTATACAACACTCCATTGAATAAATTTATAGACGAACAAACTGTTATAAAATATATTAACGATTTCTTAAAATATTTGATTGGCGTAATTTCTAACAAAATTGTAGATCTTGGATATTTAATAATAAAAGTTATTATGGTTATATTTATAACATTCTACTTCTTAAGAGATGGTGCAAAAATTAAGAATTTAATTGTTTCCTTTATTCCTTACAATTATCGAGAAAAAATGGAAATATATCTCGAATATTTGCATGAATCTTATAAAAATCTATTTATAAGTTGTATCACTATTTCATTGATAATAACTATATTGTCATATATTGGATATAAAATTATAAATGTTCCATATTCAGAACTGTTTGCGGCAGTAACTGGAATATTTGCTCTTCTTCCAATATTAGGAGGATGGATGGTATATATCCCTATAGCCATATATTATTTTTTAAGCCAAGATTATACAAAAGCGATTTTTATCTTTATCTATGGAGAGTTATTTTTATCAATAGCTCCTGATTTTATAATAAGACCTTACTTAGTAAAAAAAGAAGTAGATATACATCCAGTTCTCGTAGTTGTTGCATTTTTAATGGCTCCTCTTTCATTAGGATTTAGTGGGTTTGCCATAGGTCCTTTGGTTGTTGGTGCTTTAAATGCATTTTATTTGGCAAAGTATAGAGACAAAAAAATTTAA
- a CDS encoding adenylyltransferase/cytidyltransferase family protein, protein MNKKKRVVTAGTFDILHPGHYELLKFCKSLGDELIVIVARDETVKKIKGRTPIIPEEQRRIMVEALKPVDKAILGSLKNKLEPILELKPDIIVLGPDQTTFDEETLKKELEKYNLHPEIVRFNNYVKCPFHSSFDIVKEIIRRFCNKEI, encoded by the coding sequence ATGAACAAGAAAAAAAGAGTAGTTACTGCTGGAACTTTTGATATTTTGCATCCCGGACATTATGAGCTATTAAAATTTTGTAAGAGTTTAGGTGATGAACTTATAGTTATCGTTGCAAGGGACGAAACCGTTAAAAAAATAAAAGGTAGAACTCCAATAATTCCAGAAGAACAAAGGAGAATAATGGTTGAAGCATTAAAACCAGTTGATAAAGCAATATTGGGAAGTTTAAAAAATAAATTAGAGCCAATATTAGAATTAAAACCAGACATTATTGTTTTAGGACCTGACCAAACAACTTTTGATGAAGAAACTCTAAAAAAAGAACTTGAAAAATATAATTTGCATCCTGAAATAGTTAGATTTAATAATTATGTAAAATGTCCATTTCACAGTTCTTTTGATATAGTTAAAGAAATTATTAGAAGATTTTGTAATAAGGAAATTTAA
- a CDS encoding ABC transporter substrate-binding protein — MSYLVGILISIISLIFVVSLSGCVQNQESSGVPTLTVAYLPTDHHAALFVACYYPDIFKKSYGIYLKEVKPKEEYELYKDDKKIANVKLVIVKTGGASIMNLMSQGQVDVALLGYPPAIFYIDSGTKAKVIMNLHTEGSAVVVRNDIPVNNWKEFINWIKEQHKKGYQVKIGHPLPTSIQYVMIKDALKAEGITYTENPNNKSAMVYLDNCKGQGNMPQMLSQKQIDAVIAWEPMPEIIQSRGIGKVIIYSGDLPSATGGTWANHPCCCVVASENALTNKKEAVITFAKLLKDATDEINKNKELAVKASAKWLGTNITVEESSVKHIKYDYRLEPVIPKVIKFVNAMELQELINGRLKNVSDKEAENIIFDLKTYKEIINN; from the coding sequence ATGTCTTATCTTGTAGGAATATTAATATCAATAATATCTCTAATATTTGTAGTATCATTATCTGGATGTGTTCAAAATCAGGAAAGCTCAGGAGTTCCTACATTGACTGTGGCATATTTACCAACAGACCACCATGCAGCGTTATTTGTAGCATGCTACTATCCAGATATATTTAAGAAAAGTTATGGAATATATTTAAAAGAAGTAAAACCTAAGGAAGAATATGAACTATATAAAGATGACAAAAAAATCGCTAATGTAAAACTCGTTATAGTTAAAACTGGTGGAGCAAGTATAATGAATTTAATGTCACAAGGACAAGTTGATGTTGCCTTATTAGGATATCCTCCAGCAATCTTTTATATTGATAGCGGAACAAAGGCAAAGGTTATAATGAACTTGCATACAGAAGGTTCAGCAGTTGTAGTTAGAAATGATATTCCTGTAAACAATTGGAAAGAGTTTATAAATTGGATAAAAGAACAGCATAAAAAAGGTTATCAAGTAAAGATAGGACATCCATTACCAACATCTATTCAATATGTTATGATTAAAGATGCCTTAAAAGCAGAGGGAATAACATACACTGAAAATCCAAACAACAAAAGTGCTATGGTTTATTTAGACAATTGTAAAGGACAAGGAAACATGCCTCAAATGTTATCTCAAAAGCAAATAGATGCAGTAATTGCATGGGAGCCAATGCCTGAAATTATACAAAGTAGAGGTATTGGTAAAGTAATTATATACAGTGGTGATTTACCAAGTGCTACTGGAGGTACATGGGCAAACCACCCATGTTGTTGTGTAGTAGCATCTGAAAACGCATTAACTAACAAAAAAGAAGCAGTTATTACTTTTGCTAAACTCTTAAAAGATGCAACAGATGAAATTAATAAAAATAAAGAGTTGGCGGTAAAAGCATCAGCAAAATGGCTTGGAACTAATATAACAGTTGAGGAATCATCAGTAAAACATATAAAATACGATTATAGATTAGAACCAGTCATTCCAAAAGTTATAAAGTTCGTAAATGCAATGGAATTGCAGGAATTAATTAATGGTAGATTAAAAAATGTCTCTGATAAGGAGGCAGAAAATATAATATTTGATTTAAAAACATATAAAGAAATAATAAATAATTAA
- a CDS encoding NAD(P)/FAD-dependent oxidoreductase yields the protein MRVGIIGAGVSGSVLYRLLYEKGFYINIYDPLLVRGCKSSTFVFSKKSEYLLVKKILKKLNIHFQDYIVKEINEIDINGVSYFLNKKIYIVNKPKLIEDLVPRTLINQREFKPAINRFITKVSTTGTIVREFSTEDEAKYYDLVVDASGNAKVLQLNNKSTNDIKVCQFLINSSKKIDNILIDNIKISHRKPLIGYSWVIPIENEMYHIGCAYYKNSNKLLDYLTIYVKKIFGNDYTKICSCISKINGNLLFESFISGHYQKKCIASIGESIGLVSPFGHGNVYAIISAYILSKFINKYEPREGVVKYKNYMLKNFDWLDKDKKSLKNLNLLKITKLLKEYYNIPTHESMKILFKSIY from the coding sequence ATGCGTGTAGGGATTATAGGAGCAGGAGTTTCTGGTTCTGTATTATATAGGTTGTTGTACGAAAAAGGTTTCTATATAAATATTTATGACCCATTATTAGTTAGAGGTTGTAAAAGCTCAACCTTTGTATTTTCTAAAAAGAGTGAATATTTACTAGTAAAAAAAATTTTAAAAAAATTAAATATTCACTTTCAAGATTATATTGTTAAAGAGATTAACGAAATAGACATTAATGGAGTTAGTTATTTTTTAAATAAAAAAATTTACATTGTAAATAAACCTAAATTAATTGAAGATTTAGTTCCAAGGACTTTAATCAATCAGAGAGAATTTAAGCCTGCTATTAATAGATTTATTACAAAAGTTAGTACGACAGGGACTATAGTCAGGGAGTTTTCTACAGAAGATGAGGCTAAATATTATGATTTAGTTGTAGATGCCTCAGGAAATGCTAAAGTTCTTCAATTAAATAATAAATCTACAAATGATATTAAAGTATGTCAATTTTTAATAAATTCTTCAAAAAAAATTGATAATATCTTAATTGATAATATAAAAATATCTCATAGAAAACCACTTATAGGTTACTCTTGGGTAATTCCTATAGAAAATGAAATGTATCACATAGGATGTGCTTATTATAAAAATTCCAATAAGTTATTAGATTATTTAACTATCTATGTAAAGAAGATTTTTGGTAATGATTACACTAAAATTTGTTCATGTATCTCAAAAATTAATGGAAACCTATTATTTGAAAGTTTTATAAGTGGTCATTATCAAAAAAAATGTATAGCAAGTATTGGTGAAAGTATAGGATTAGTAAGTCCATTTGGTCATGGTAATGTTTACGCAATTATTTCAGCATATATTCTATCAAAATTCATAAATAAATATGAACCTCGTGAAGGAGTAGTGAAATATAAAAATTATATGTTAAAAAATTTTGACTGGCTAGATAAGGATAAAAAATCTTTAAAGAATCTTAATTTATTAAAGATTACAAAACTACTTAAAGAATACTATAACATCCCTACTCACGAATCTATGAAAATTCTATTTAAGTCTATATATTAA